The following nucleotide sequence is from Tardiphaga alba.
GCACTCGATGATGCGCCGCTGACGCCTTCCGGCCATCGGCTCGTCAATCTGCGATTTGCGGTGGCCGACATCCGCCGCGAGCGTGACGGCCGCACCTATCACGCGGTGGTGCGGTTTCGCGCGGTCACCGAACCCTTGAGCTGACGGAGCGCAACATGGCGGCACAGAAGGGCAAGGATCTGCTGCTCAAGATCCATAACGGCACCACCTATGTGACGGTGGCCGGGCTGCGCAGCCGGCGCATCGCGTTCAATGCGGAGCTGGTCGATATCACCCATGCGGAGTCCGTCGATCGCTGGCGTGAATTGCTGGCGGGTGCCGGTGTGCGCCGCGCTTCGCTGTCCGGCCGCGGGCTGTTCAAGGACGGCGCATCGGATGCGCTGGTGCGGCAGCAGTTCTTCGACGGGGTCATCGGCAACTGCCAGGTCGCGGTGCCGGATTTCGGCACCATCACCGGCCTGTTCCAGATCGCCAGCCTGGAATTCGCCGGCGAGCACAATGGCGAGGTGACGTTCGACATCGCGCTGGAGTCGGCGGGGTCGCTGACTTTCGTGGCGGCGTGAGGCGATGCGCATGGCGAACCGACATCGCGGCGAAATCGCCGCAGAGATTGGCGGGCGGACACGCGTGCTGGTGCTGACGCTGGGTGCGCTGGCGGAGCTGGAAGCTGCGTTCGGCAGCGGCGATCTCGTCGCATTGGCCGAGCGTTTTGGAGCGGGCCGGCTGTCGGCGCGTGATCTCATCCGCATCATCGGCGCCGGGTTGCGCGGTGCCGGCGAAGCCATCGGGGATGACGAGGTGGCGGCGATGACCGCGGCCGGCGGCGCCGCGGGCTTTGTCGGCATCGCGGCGGAGCTGATCGCCGCGAGTTTCGGGGAGCAGGCGCCATGACGCCATTTCCGTGGGACCGCGCGATGCAGTTCGGCTTCGGCGTGCTGCGGCTGTCGCCAGATGCGTTCTGGCGCATGACGCCGCGCGAACTCGCCGCAGCAATGATCGCGGTGCAGGGGCCGGTGCCGGTCGCGATTGACCGTGCAGGGCTCGACGCCTTGATGCAGCAGTTTCCCGATCACGAGGGCGCCGATGAGCGAGACGGATAAATTCGAGACGGGGGTGGCCGATATGGACGGGCTCACGGCAGCCGCGAATGGTTTTGCGGCGACGATGACGCGGGCCTTCGGCCATTCGGTCAAGGCATTTGCCGCGGGCGGGGTAATCGGCACGCCGACCTATTTTCCGATCGCGGGGGGCACGGGCCTGGCCGGAGAGGCCGGGCCAGAGGCGATCATGCCGCTGCAGCGCGGCGCCGATGGCAGTCTTGGTGTGGCCGCGCAAAGCGGTGGCAACACGATCCATGTGCAGATCGCGACACCCGATGCCGCAAGCTTTCGCAGGTCGGAGACCTATGTCACCGGCCAGATCGCCCGTGCGGTGGCGCGCGGGCAGCGCAATCTGTAGCGGAGCATTCCCATGTCAGGCTTTCATGAGGTGCTGTTTCCGCTCGATATCGCGCTGAAGAGCGCGGGTGGGCCGGAGCGGCGCACCGAGATCGTGTCATTCGGCTCCGGCCGCGAAGAACGCAATGCGCGCTGGGCGCATTCGCGGCGGCGCTATGATGCGGGCTACGGCATCAAGACGCTGACGGCGCTGCGCAGCGCCGTCGCGTTTTTCGAGGAGCGACGCGGGCGGCTCCATGGCTTTCGCTGGCGCGACCGCCTCGATCAGATCTCGGGCATCGCGGGGATCACGCCGCTGGACCAGGGCATCGGGACCGGCGATGGCGCGCGGAAAGCGTTTCAGCTGGTGAAGACCTATGGCAGCGCCTTCGCGCCATATCCGCGGCCGATCACCAAGCCGGTGACAGGCAGTGTACGCGTTGCGGTGAACGGCCACGAACTGTCGTCGAGTGCATTCAGCTGCGATATGACCACCGGGCTGGTGACGCTGGTCGCTGCACCTGCGACCGGCGCTGCGGTGACCGCGGGCTTTCAGTTCGACGTGCCCGTGCGTTTCGACACCGACTATCTCGAAGTCGATCTCTCCGCCTTTGCGGCCGGCGCGATCCCGAAAATCCCGGTGGTGGAGATCCGCCCATGAGGACGATCCCCGAAGCGTTGCAGATGAGGCTTGCAACGGGCGTCACGACAATGGCGCAGGCGTGGAAACTGACGCGGCGCGATGGCGTCGTGGCGGGATTCACTGATCACGATGATGATCTTGTCTTCGACAGCGTCACCTTTCGCGCCGGCACGGGCTTCGCGGCGTCTGAAGCGAGCAGCCGTTTCGACCTGTCGGTGGAGGGCGGCGACATCGCGGGCGCGTTCGATAGCGACGGGTTGAACGCGGATGATCTCGCGGCCGGCCGCTATGATGCGGCGGAGATCGAAACCTGGCTGGTGGACTGGAGCGATGTCACGTTGCGTGTCCTCACCGCGCGAAGCCTGCTCGGCGAGGTCAAGCGCGAGGGCATCGCCTTCGTTGCGGAGCTGCGTGGCATGGCTGATTTATTGTCGCAGGAAAGCGGGCGGCTGTTCACAGCGACATGCGGCGCCGATCTCGGTGATGGCCGCTGCCGTGTGGTGTTGTCCAATCCATTGCTTGCGGGGGAAGGCACCGTGACGGCGTTGTCGAGCTCGTCGACCTTCGTGGTTGCAGGGCTCGCCAGTTTCGATAGCGGGCTGTTCACGTCGGGCCGCTTGCGCTGGAGCAGCGGCGGCAATGCCGGCCTGGCCACCGAGGTCAAGCAGCATCGCGTTGAAGACGACGAGGTCGTGTTGCGGCTGTGGCAGACGATGCCGGAGCCGGTCGAGATCGGCGATGCCTTCACTATCACCGCCGGCTGCGACAAGACGCTGGCGACCTGCCGCGATCGCTTCGCCAATGTCGCGAATTTTCGCGGCTTCCCGCATATCCCCGGCAATGATTTCATCCTGAGCTATCCGCTTCCGGGCGCGCTGTCCGACGGCAGCGGCGGTTCGCTGTTCGGCGCAGCGTAGGCAATCAATCGCCCGCAGACAGCATGGCCGGCGCGGGCTCGTGCGCGACATCGGCGATCTTGAGAATGGCGAAGCCGTGGGCAGTGAGGAAACAGACGGTAACGATCAGGTAGAACAGGTGGCGCAACGGCATCGACGACGATCTCCGGACGAGGTGACTCGTGGGACCATTGCGGGATCCGCTCGCGCGATCGTCGTTCGATCGATGGAGGCGGCATCACATCCGCGTGCAATGTGTGGTCAGGCAATCAGCGGCGTGCTGTAGCCGGCAAACAGTTTGACGAGATCGGCCTGCCGCGTCGCACCGGTCTTTTCGAACAACCGGCCGAGATGCGTCTTGATGGTGGTTTCGGCCACGCCGAGTGCTGCGGCCACATCGGGCACGCCACCGACCTCGACGATGGCGAGCAGCACGCGCAATTCGGATGGTGTCAGCTTGAAGGCCTTGCTGATTACTTCCGGCGGCGATGCGACGGAGAGCTCGGCCTTGCGCACGAACAAAGCTGCAGCGGCGCTGCGCGTCAGGCCGGCGTCGCGGCGGGCACCCGATGTCAGCGGGAGGAGGTGGGCGAGATAGCGCGTTTCGTCCTGGCCCATGAGCGGGACCGCAATGCCGCGGGTGCCGAGTGCCTCATCGCCTTGGGCCGCAGCGGCATAGGCATCGCGCAAGGTGCGGTCTGCCTGACCGTCGGCGGCAACGAGACGCCCCGATACGGCACGCAGGATATCGGCGCTGTCGAGCAAAGCATGTCCGGCCGCATTGGCGTGAACGATACGGCCCTGCGAGCTGACGAGAAACAGGCCGACGCTCAGCCCGTCGAGCGTATCGGCCAGCGTGGCCGCTTCGCTCGTCTTCAGATCGAAAATGCGGCCGATCATGACGGCGCGGCGAATATGCGGTGCCAGCAGTCGCAGCCGGTGGCGCGCGGCATCATCTGCGACGCCGTCGCGGACATGGCGGAAGACGCCGAACATGGCGACATTGGTCACCGATTTGTCGAGCACCGTGCTGAGGCAATCCACCAGCCCCTGTGGCTGCGCCCATTCGCGATAGAATCGGGTCTCGGTGAAATCGCTGAAAGGCAGGACATCCTCGATGCCGATGGGTTCATCGACCTCGGCAAAGAATTGCCCGGTGGTGGTGGGATCGAAAGCGACATATTTGCTGAAGTAGGAGTCCTGATATTCCTGCGCGATTCCGATGACGTGATGGGCGTGGCCGGACGGCAGCGCTGCATTCTTGGTGTAGAGACTGGCGCCAATGCCGCCGACGAACTGCATGGCCTTTTCGATCACGCCGGTCCACGACGATGAATCGAGGACGGTGTCATACACGCACCCGATCAGGTCGCTGAGATCCTGACTGCTGTCGCCGAGTTCAGGCGACATGAGACGAGCGGCGATGGGCCAGAGCGAAGTCACGGGCATGGTCCCTGGATAGCTGCCTGGATATCGCGACCGGTCGCGATGTTGCGACATCACATGACGTCGCTGCAGCAAGTGTCCGGACGATAGGGGGCTTCGCGCTGCGCGTCGTGGCTGGACACGCAAAAAGTGTAGTTGTGTGTATAAAATATTTCCCGGTGTGGATGGGGAATAATTCGTCCGGCGTGGACATCTGCATCTTCTCAGGTCTGATAAAAATTGGCCCGATAACAAAATGACGGCGCTGCGGGCGCCGTCATTTTGAATTGAATGCGAAACTGTTGCCGTTTCAGTCTTTGCGCAGGAATGCGTAGTCGGCGGAGTAGGGGACGTTGAGCAGCTGGCCCGCCTCCTCACATCGGCCACTTGCAACGCCGCCTGAGGTGTTGATGCGCTGGATGACATCGACATGCGCAAGCTTGCCGTCGCCGCGATTGACGGTGACAGCGAGCTTCAGCCACTGGATATCGCCAGCGGTCTTGCCCGGCGCACGCCCCACCGGTTTGGCCGCGACGATGCTTCCATCACTCAGTTCCCAGCGCGGTCCGGCATAGTGACGGCCGACCGTGAGACCATCGGCGAACAGGCTCGCCGTCGGTTCGCGAAACACCCAGGACAGTTGCTTGTCGGCGTCGGCCGTGCATTCGTAAATCTGCGTGCCTTCGGCATGATAGATCGCGACGATGGTAGCGTCGGGCTCGGCGATGCTTTGCGGCACCTGTGCAGACGCAGTGGCGGATAGCGCGATCAGCGGGGCCACAACCGCAAGGCTTGTTCGGATCATAGGCATGTTCATGTTTATGTTCATGGGGGATCTCCTGTGCATCATTCGGCAATGGCTTCGCCGGAGCCACCGAGCTCCGCCGGAAAATCTTTCAGCTTCGGCAGGCCGTCCTTCATCGGCAGCACGGTCTCGGCATAGTTCACATGCACGACCGGCTCGAAATGCAGGGTCGGGATCGTCGCCGTGAAAACATCGACCAGGCCGAAGGGCGGATGATTGGTCATCAGGTGGCCGCCGCATTTGGCGCAATATTGCCGCTGGCTGAGCTCGCCTTTCTGGAATGTCGCGATGTGTTCCGCACCGGAGGTGACGCGCACGGCAGATGGTTGCCACAGGCTGAAAGCGTTCACCGGTCCGCCCGACCAGGAACGACACGAACTGCAGTGACAATAGCCCATGGCTTCGGGCGCACCGCTGACCTCGATCTCCACTGCACCACAAAAGCACTTGCCGTTATGCGTCATCGTTCTCGTTTCCTTTGATTTGATCGCCATGGCTCTCGTCATGGGCGAGAGCGGCGGGCGCTTCGCTAGCAGAGGGTGGAAAGACGTGGCGTCCTTCGATCGGACGAGACGGCATCACGAGATATGTCGGCGCAGATGACGTAATGCGCAGGACGCGACACCGCAGGAAAGCGATGATGGACCTTCTCACGCGCGCCGCGGTGGTTGACGAGGCGCGAAGCTGGATCGGCACGCCGTATCGTCATCAGGCATCGGTGAAAGGCATCGGCTGCGATTGCCTGGGACTAATTCGCGGCGTCTGGCGCAACTGCCTGGGCGAGGAACCGGAAGTGCCGCCGCCTTACGCGCCGGACTGGGCCGAAGCGCGCAGCGAAGAAACGCTGGCGCGCGCGGCGCATCGGCATCTCGTCGCGATCGATCCCGCTGCGTTCGAGGCCGGCGACGTGCTGCTGTTTCGATGGCGCACTGGCTGCGTGGCGAAACACGCGGCTATCGCGAGTGGGGACGCCACCATGATCCACGCCCATGACGGCGCCGCGGTATGCGAAGTCGCACTCGCGCCGTGGTGGCGACGGCGGCTGGCTTTTGCATTTCGATTTCCCAAAACCGCTGAAACGACTTGTTTCCGTCCGGCACGCAAAGGTAGCGTCCGGTAGCGATACACCCTTCCTCGCCTTCTGCAAGTATTGTTGACATGTGTCAACGGTGTCTTATGATTGGAGTACGTCCGTGGTCAGGCCGACCCATACCAGCAAGGAGGTCGAGGCAGCCATTTGCCATGCGGAATCCATGGGGTGGCGGTTTCGGAAAATGGGTCATTGGGGCCGGTTGTTTTGTGAACACGCGGACCGGGACGGATGCGCACAGCAGGTGAACGGAACGCCGAGAAATGCCGAAAACCATGCGAAGCAGATTCGACGGGCCGTCGAGCGATGCCCGCACCAGCGCGAGCGGGGGCAAACATGAAGACATTTGAATTCAGCATCGTGGCGTCCGGCGTCGATCCCGCAGCTGAGGATTTCGGTGATCGTTTCTACGATGCCGGATGCGATGACGCGCTGGTGGCGTTCCAGAAGGGGCACACGATCATCGACTTTGCCCGCGAGGCGGATTCGCTGGCGCATGCCATTGCGTCCGCGGTCGAGAACGTGGTCGCTGCTGGCGCTGTCGTCGATCGGATCGAGCCCGATCCGTTGGTGAACTTGTCAGACATTGCCGGGCGTACTGCACTGACGCGCGCTGCCATCTCAAAATATGCAAATGCCGTGGGGGCAAAGCGCTTTCCCGCGCCGGTCGCACGCGTGACGTCTGATACGCCTTTATGGGACTGGGCCGAAGTGGCCGGCTGGATGGTTTCGTATAAGGGACTTCCTGCTGACACCGCGGTCGAAGCAGGTGTGGTGAAAGAAGCGAACCGTGCGATCGAGCGTGGAGAGAAGCATCTTCGCAAGCGCCTGCTGGAGCGGGCTGAGCGTGATCGTGCGATGTTTGCAAAGAAGGCTGGTTGAACGCAGCGTCCTTGTGCTGAATGCCAGATACGGATGACTGCAGAGCCCCGGCGTGCCGGGGCTCTTTGCATTTCCGCGAGACCATACAGGTAGCTTCATGTCCACGCTCGCGCTCACAACGGCTGGCGGCGCCATCGGCGGGATGTTCGGGCCGCTGGGATGGCTGATCGGCGACATCGCCGGTGCGAAGCTCGGCGGCATGATCGACAAGGCGCTGTCCGGATCGGGCGCCGGCCGCGATGGACCCCGGCTTGGCAGCCTCGATGTGATGGCCTCGTCCGAAGGCGCGCCGATCCCGCGCGTCTATGGTCGTGCGCGGTTGGCCGGGCAGGTGATCTGGGCGACGCAGCTCGAGGAAATCGCGGGCACCGACGAAAGTGCATCGGGCGGCAAGGGATTTGGCGGTGCCATCGACGGCCCGGAGACCTACAGCTACTTCGCGAATGTCGCCATCGGCCTGTGCGAAGGTGTGATCGGCCGCGTGGCGCGTGTCTGGGCCGATGGCAAGCCGTTGGATCTCGACGGCCTCAATTTTCGCGTTTATCGCGGCACCGAGGATCAGCCGCCGGACGCGTTGATCGTCGCCAAGGAAGGCGCCGGTCATGCGCCGGCCTATCGCGGCCTCGCTTATGTGGTGTTCGAACGGCTGCCGCTGGCGAATTTCGGCAATCGCATTCCGCAACTGTCATTCGAGATCGTCAGGCCGATCGGCCTGCTGGAGCAGATGACGCGGGCGGTGACGCTGATCCCCGGCACCACGGAATTCGGCTATGCGACGTCCGCAGTGGTGCAGGTGCTCGGGCCCGGACAGGCGGCGCCTGAGAACCGGCACATCGCATCGGCACGATCCGATGTGGTGGCGGCGCTCGACGACCTGCAGGGCATGTGTCCAAACCTCGAGCGTGTTGCCATTGTGGTGGCCTGGTTCGGCTCCGATCTGCGCGCCGGCGAGTGTCGGGTGCAGCCTGGTGTCGATAGTGCGGGCAAACTCACCGACCCGTTGCTGTGGTCGGTCAATGGTGTGGCGCGCGCGCTTGCTTACGTGGTGTCGCAATCCGGCGGCCGGCCGGCCTTCGGCGGCACGCCCTCCGATGACAGCGTGCTGCAGCTGATCGCGGAGCTGAAAGCGCGCGGATTGAAGGTGACGCTCTATCCATTCGTCATGATGGATATCGCTGCGGGCAATGCACTGCCGGACCCATGGACCGGAGCCGCATCGCAACCGGCCTATCCATGGCGCGGGCGGATCACCTGCGATCCCGCCCCGGGTGTTGCCGGGTCGCCGCAGGGGACTGCAACTGCAGCGACGCAGGTGAACGCGTTCTTCAGTGGCGGCGTGTGGAATTATCGCCGCATGGTGCTGCACTATGCGCAGCTCGTCATGGCAGCGGGTGGTATCGATGCATTCCTGATCGGCTCGGAATTGCGCGGACTGACGCATGTGCGATCGGGCGCGGGTGTCTATCCCGCAGTGACGCAACTCGCTGCATTGGCATCGGATGTGAAGGCCATTGTCGGCGGCGGCACGGTGGTCACCTATGGCGCCGATTGGACCGAATATGGTGCCGATGTGGTGACATCGGACGCGTCGGAGGTGCGCTTTCCGCTCGATGTGCTCTGGGCATCGCCATCCGTGGATGCGGTGGGCATCGATTATTACGCGCCGCTGTCCGACTGGCGCGACGGCGCCTTTCATCTCGATCGTGCGCAGGCGAGTTCGATTTATGACCGCGCCTATCTGCGCGGCAATGTCGACGGCGGCGAGACCTTTGACTGGTACTATGCCGATGACGAGGGGCGGGCCGCGCAGGCGCGCCTGCCGCTCACCGATGGTCTCGGCAAGCCATGGATGTTTCGCCTCAAGGATCTGTGGGGCTGGTGGGCGAATGAACATCACCCGCGTGTCGGCGGCGTCGAGGTCGGCGCGAGTGCGTGGGTGCCGAAGAGCAAGCCGATCTGGCTCACCGAAGTGGGTTGTCCTGCGGTGGACAAGGGTGCCAATCAGCCGAGCGTGTTTCCCGATCCGAAATCGTCGGAGAATTCTGCGCCATATTTCTCCAACGGCGCGCGCGATGACCTGATGCAGCGGCGCTATCTGGAGGCGCTGCTGTCGGCCTTCGATCCCGCTTTCGGCGCGAGCGATGCGCTCAATCCGGTGTCGCCAATCTATGGCGGGCGGATGATCGATGTGTCCGCCATCCATCTGTGGAGCTGGGATTCCCGGCCATATCCGGTGTTTCCGGCGGCGCAGGATGTGTGGAGCGACGGCGCCAACTGGCATACCGGCCATTGGCTCAACGGCCGGCTCGGCGGCGCGCCGCTGGATGCGCTGGTGGAACGGCTGGCCAGTGATAGCGGCGTGACCGGCATCGATGCCCGCGCGCTGCGTGGCGGCTGCGACGGCTATGTGGTCGATCGGCCGATGACGCCGCGCGCGATGATCGAGCCGCTTGCGGTAGCCTATGCGTTCAACGCGACGGCGGCAGATGGCGTGCTGCGCTTCGTACCGCGCGGCGGCGATGTCGTGGCCGAGTTTTCTGAAGACGATCTCGTCGCACCGGAGCAAGGGGCGCTGGCGCAGGTGGTGCGCGCGCAGGAGACCGAACTGCCGTTGCAAGTCGGTATCGGCTTTTCCGATGCGCTGGCCGATTATCGCCGCGCGGCGGTGACCTCGCGAAAGCTGACCGGCGGAGCCCATCGTCTGCTGCAGGCCGATCTCGCCGTCATCACCAGCGATGCGGCGGCGACGCAGCGCGCGGACGTCTGGCTGCAGGATCTCTGGGCCGGACGCGAGCGCGCCGAATTTGCGCTTGGCAAGGTGACGCTCAAGCTGGCGCCAGGCGATGTGGTGGCGCTGACATTGGACGCGCGGCGGCGGCTTTTCGAGATCGACGGCATCGTGGACACCGATGCGCGACAGGTGACGGCCCGCAGCATCGATCCCGACCTGTTCGACGTACCGCTCCCGATGCCGACGATCCGGGCGCCGGCGATGCCGGCGGCGCTCGGGCCGGTGCAGGTGGTGGCGCTCAATCTGCCGGTGATCGACAGTGGCAATCCCGATGTACTCACGCGCCTCGCGGTGTTTGCCAATCCCTGGCCGGGTGGTGTCACGATCTGGCAGTCGAAGGACGATGCGAGTTTCCAGGTTGCGGCGAGCGCGACCTTGCCGGCGGTGATCGGCGAGACGATCGATCCGTTGCCTGCAGGGCCGGCGGCGCGCTGGGATCACGCGTCGGTGGTCCGCGTGAGGCTCTCGGGCGGCGCGCTGACATCGCTGTCGGATGCGCGGGTGCTGGGTGGCGGCAATGCAGCGGCGGTGCAGAATGGCGATGGACGATGGGAGATCCTGCAATTCGCGCAGGCCGAACTCGTGGATCAACGGACCTATCGCCTGTCGCGCCTGTTGCGCGGGCAGTGCGGCTCCG
It contains:
- a CDS encoding phage major tail protein, TP901-1 family, with protein sequence MAAQKGKDLLLKIHNGTTYVTVAGLRSRRIAFNAELVDITHAESVDRWRELLAGAGVRRASLSGRGLFKDGASDALVRQQFFDGVIGNCQVAVPDFGTITGLFQIASLEFAGEHNGEVTFDIALESAGSLTFVAA
- a CDS encoding gene transfer agent family protein, translating into MANRHRGEIAAEIGGRTRVLVLTLGALAELEAAFGSGDLVALAERFGAGRLSARDLIRIIGAGLRGAGEAIGDDEVAAMTAAGGAAGFVGIAAELIAASFGEQAP
- a CDS encoding rcc01693 family protein produces the protein MTPFPWDRAMQFGFGVLRLSPDAFWRMTPRELAAAMIAVQGPVPVAIDRAGLDALMQQFPDHEGADERDG
- a CDS encoding DUF2460 domain-containing protein, coding for MSGFHEVLFPLDIALKSAGGPERRTEIVSFGSGREERNARWAHSRRRYDAGYGIKTLTALRSAVAFFEERRGRLHGFRWRDRLDQISGIAGITPLDQGIGTGDGARKAFQLVKTYGSAFAPYPRPITKPVTGSVRVAVNGHELSSSAFSCDMTTGLVTLVAAPATGAAVTAGFQFDVPVRFDTDYLEVDLSAFAAGAIPKIPVVEIRP
- a CDS encoding DUF2163 domain-containing protein, with the translated sequence MRTIPEALQMRLATGVTTMAQAWKLTRRDGVVAGFTDHDDDLVFDSVTFRAGTGFAASEASSRFDLSVEGGDIAGAFDSDGLNADDLAAGRYDAAEIETWLVDWSDVTLRVLTARSLLGEVKREGIAFVAELRGMADLLSQESGRLFTATCGADLGDGRCRVVLSNPLLAGEGTVTALSSSSTFVVAGLASFDSGLFTSGRLRWSSGGNAGLATEVKQHRVEDDEVVLRLWQTMPEPVEIGDAFTITAGCDKTLATCRDRFANVANFRGFPHIPGNDFILSYPLPGALSDGSGGSLFGAA
- a CDS encoding helix-turn-helix transcriptional regulator, producing the protein MTSLWPIAARLMSPELGDSSQDLSDLIGCVYDTVLDSSSWTGVIEKAMQFVGGIGASLYTKNAALPSGHAHHVIGIAQEYQDSYFSKYVAFDPTTTGQFFAEVDEPIGIEDVLPFSDFTETRFYREWAQPQGLVDCLSTVLDKSVTNVAMFGVFRHVRDGVADDAARHRLRLLAPHIRRAVMIGRIFDLKTSEAATLADTLDGLSVGLFLVSSQGRIVHANAAGHALLDSADILRAVSGRLVAADGQADRTLRDAYAAAAQGDEALGTRGIAVPLMGQDETRYLAHLLPLTSGARRDAGLTRSAAAALFVRKAELSVASPPEVISKAFKLTPSELRVLLAIVEVGGVPDVAAALGVAETTIKTHLGRLFEKTGATRQADLVKLFAGYSTPLIA
- a CDS encoding DUF3455 domain-containing protein, translated to MNINMNMPMIRTSLAVVAPLIALSATASAQVPQSIAEPDATIVAIYHAEGTQIYECTADADKQLSWVFREPTASLFADGLTVGRHYAGPRWELSDGSIVAAKPVGRAPGKTAGDIQWLKLAVTVNRGDGKLAHVDVIQRINTSGGVASGRCEEAGQLLNVPYSADYAFLRKD
- a CDS encoding GFA family protein; translated protein: MTHNGKCFCGAVEIEVSGAPEAMGYCHCSSCRSWSGGPVNAFSLWQPSAVRVTSGAEHIATFQKGELSQRQYCAKCGGHLMTNHPPFGLVDVFTATIPTLHFEPVVHVNYAETVLPMKDGLPKLKDFPAELGGSGEAIAE
- a CDS encoding C40 family peptidase, whose product is MMDLLTRAAVVDEARSWIGTPYRHQASVKGIGCDCLGLIRGVWRNCLGEEPEVPPPYAPDWAEARSEETLARAAHRHLVAIDPAAFEAGDVLLFRWRTGCVAKHAAIASGDATMIHAHDGAAVCEVALAPWWRRRLAFAFRFPKTAETTCFRPARKGSVR
- a CDS encoding baseplate multidomain protein megatron, with the translated sequence MSTLALTTAGGAIGGMFGPLGWLIGDIAGAKLGGMIDKALSGSGAGRDGPRLGSLDVMASSEGAPIPRVYGRARLAGQVIWATQLEEIAGTDESASGGKGFGGAIDGPETYSYFANVAIGLCEGVIGRVARVWADGKPLDLDGLNFRVYRGTEDQPPDALIVAKEGAGHAPAYRGLAYVVFERLPLANFGNRIPQLSFEIVRPIGLLEQMTRAVTLIPGTTEFGYATSAVVQVLGPGQAAPENRHIASARSDVVAALDDLQGMCPNLERVAIVVAWFGSDLRAGECRVQPGVDSAGKLTDPLLWSVNGVARALAYVVSQSGGRPAFGGTPSDDSVLQLIAELKARGLKVTLYPFVMMDIAAGNALPDPWTGAASQPAYPWRGRITCDPAPGVAGSPQGTATAATQVNAFFSGGVWNYRRMVLHYAQLVMAAGGIDAFLIGSELRGLTHVRSGAGVYPAVTQLAALASDVKAIVGGGTVVTYGADWTEYGADVVTSDASEVRFPLDVLWASPSVDAVGIDYYAPLSDWRDGAFHLDRAQASSIYDRAYLRGNVDGGETFDWYYADDEGRAAQARLPLTDGLGKPWMFRLKDLWGWWANEHHPRVGGVEVGASAWVPKSKPIWLTEVGCPAVDKGANQPSVFPDPKSSENSAPYFSNGARDDLMQRRYLEALLSAFDPAFGASDALNPVSPIYGGRMIDVSAIHLWSWDSRPYPVFPAAQDVWSDGANWHTGHWLNGRLGGAPLDALVERLASDSGVTGIDARALRGGCDGYVVDRPMTPRAMIEPLAVAYAFNATAADGVLRFVPRGGDVVAEFSEDDLVAPEQGALAQVVRAQETELPLQVGIGFSDALADYRRAAVTSRKLTGGAHRLLQADLAVITSDAAATQRADVWLQDLWAGRERAEFALGKVTLKLAPGDVVALTLDARRRLFEIDGIVDTDARQVTARSIDPDLFDVPLPMPTIRAPAMPAALGPVQVVALNLPVIDSGNPDVLTRLAVFANPWPGGVTIWQSKDDASFQVAASATLPAVIGETIDPLPAGPAARWDHASVVRVRLSGGALTSLSDARVLGGGNAAAVQNGDGRWEILQFAQAELVDQRTYRLSRLLRGQCGSEQAMAPLLPAGSRFVLLDGSLVPIASGLDALDRPLSLRLVGRGRSTDDPSAIAVTVVPDRTALLPLAPVHVTAKRKSDGVHVSWIRRTRIDGDGWAGEVPLGEDAEHYRLEIMADDVVMRSITCTTPQVLYAAADELADFGTPQASLHLRVAQVSCTVGAGWATDITISI